TCCATCCACCCGGTGTTGTGCTAACCCGTGAGAGGACGCTTCCATGACTACATACTCATCATTACTTTCAGCCATCCATCGCTGTAATTGAACCGCATCATAAGTCGTCATTTTTGATGGAAGCGACTTCCCATTTACATAACGTTCAACGGTTCCAAATAACGAACAAGAATGTCCGGCATATTCGATTATATGTCTTATCATGTGAGCCGTTGTGGTTTTTCCGTTTGTCCCTGTTATTCCAATCACCGTATGATTAGACGAAGGATTTCCATAAAATTCGGATGCCAGCTTTGCCAATGCAAGTCTCGCGTTACGCACGCGAAAATATGGAACCGGCAATGAGTTCATTTCTTTCTCACCTATAATCGCAACAGCACCGGCAGCCAATGCGTCTTGAATATAACGATGACCGTCAGAAGCAAAGCCGCTGATCGCGAAAAATAAATCACCTTGTCTCACTTCCGCGGAATGAAACGTAATGTTGTCGATCTCTTGATCTTCCACGACTGGCACTGGAATGGTTAATTGTCCCAAAAGCTTGGATAGCTTCATCTTGAAACCCCTTCAATGATGTCAAATTACACATTGTGTCCTTAACATATAAAACACCAGCCGCTGTAAGCGGCCGGCTTGGGTTCTGTTCAGCTTTATAACATATTGCTATGGTCCATGTTATCCATGTTATCCATATTTTCAGTATTATTTTCAGTTTCTCCACTGCAAGCTACTAATATCAAAACTAAGGAAAACGTGAAAAATAAAATCAATAATCGTTTCATTTGCTGCGGCAATATATTCAGCCCCTTACATATGAAATGAGATCAATCATTGGTCATCAACTGTCACAAATTATATACTACATTTCGTAGTATGTCTAATGGACGAATGGCACACGGCTCTTGCCAGCTCGGAGCTTATTCACTTTCCGAATAACGGTCCGGCAGGGGTACAAGTGATTGAACATAACCTGTCTTTTGTACCGTTCGGTTCCGTTGCCTTGGCGATTGTGGCCGCCCCCTTTTCCCACTTGGGTAAACACGCCCCGATGCTTTGGGTAGATCCTGGCGGGGTTCCGGACATTGTCAAAAATTACATCGTATCAATTCAAGTAAAATACAGGAATTCTCCCCCGAGGGACCATATAACCATGCCTGGATCACCGGGGACGAATCACTAATCCATGACGACGTTCAGGCCAACATTGACGAATGGCTTGAAATCGTGTCTCAATCCGGAGAAGATCATGGAGACATGACCGAAGACGGAAATATGTCCGATATGCCAGGTATGCAACATTGAATGGTGTTGAAACACCAAGACGCTGTCCCAGAAAAACTGTTCAGCGT
Above is a window of Paenibacillus antri DNA encoding:
- a CDS encoding Mur ligase family protein, with translation MKLSKLLGQLTIPVPVVEDQEIDNITFHSAEVRQGDLFFAISGFASDGHRYIQDALAAGAVAIIGEKEMNSLPVPYFRVRNARLALAKLASEFYGNPSSNHTVIGITGTNGKTTTAHMIRHIIEYAGHSCSLFGTVERYVNGKSLPSKMTTYDAVQLQRWMAESNDEYVVMEASSHGLAQHRVDGVSFDYALFTNLSHEHLDFHRTLEKYFESKGRLFSLLKSGGKRL